The following coding sequences are from one Thermovenabulum gondwanense window:
- the yfcC gene encoding putative basic amino acid antiporter YfcC encodes MPHTYVIIFYVVLAAWILTLLLPVGKFETTKKTYIQNGKEKTRTVVVPGSFQYELDEKGMPVKKPAKIWGTEDFGGYGFLNYVFEGLVTGDKWGSAVGVVAFILVIGGAFGIVLRTGAVDSGIMAMIGRTQGRESLIIPVLFVLFSLGGAVFGMGEETIPFAMIVVPMVIAMGYDSVVGICITYVASQIGFATSWMNPFSLAVAQGVSDVPVFSGAPFRIVMWTVFTAAGLWYTWRYALRVKENPLNSISYESDEYFRSQVKVNSETENEEVKFTTGHKLVLLTLLIGIIWVVWGVTKKGYYIPEIASQFFVIGLVAGIIGVVFRLNGMTVNDIASSFAKGASDLTGAALVVGMAKGILIVLGGTSPSDPTVLNTILNAVSQGIGKFPSLLSAWFMYLFQSVFNFFVVSGSGQAALTMPIMAPLSDLVGVTRQTAVLAFQLGDGLTNVIVPTSACLMGVLGVARLDWSKWAKWQIKMQGFLFLLGSIFVIIAHLIGYN; translated from the coding sequence ATGCCTCATACTTATGTAATCATATTTTATGTGGTTTTGGCGGCATGGATTTTGACCTTGCTTTTGCCCGTTGGAAAATTTGAAACGACAAAAAAGACATATATTCAAAATGGAAAGGAAAAAACCAGGACGGTAGTTGTTCCGGGATCCTTCCAATACGAGCTCGATGAAAAAGGCATGCCTGTTAAAAAGCCTGCTAAGATATGGGGTACAGAGGATTTCGGCGGCTACGGTTTTCTCAATTATGTTTTTGAAGGATTGGTAACGGGGGATAAATGGGGTTCTGCTGTAGGTGTGGTAGCTTTTATTCTTGTTATCGGTGGAGCCTTTGGCATAGTTTTGCGAACGGGGGCTGTGGATTCGGGCATAATGGCGATGATAGGCCGAACGCAGGGAAGGGAGTCTTTAATCATACCCGTTTTATTTGTACTGTTTTCCTTGGGCGGAGCAGTTTTTGGGATGGGCGAAGAAACCATACCCTTTGCTATGATTGTGGTTCCGATGGTTATCGCGATGGGCTACGACTCGGTGGTGGGTATATGCATAACCTACGTTGCAAGCCAGATAGGTTTTGCCACGTCCTGGATGAATCCTTTCAGCCTTGCTGTAGCTCAGGGAGTTTCCGATGTGCCGGTGTTTTCCGGGGCACCTTTCAGGATAGTAATGTGGACCGTATTTACCGCAGCGGGTTTATGGTATACCTGGAGGTATGCCCTGAGGGTAAAGGAAAATCCATTAAACTCCATCTCTTATGAATCCGATGAGTATTTCAGAAGTCAGGTAAAGGTTAATTCCGAAACTGAGAATGAAGAAGTGAAATTCACCACAGGGCATAAATTGGTATTACTTACCCTTTTGATAGGTATAATTTGGGTTGTATGGGGCGTAACAAAAAAGGGATATTACATTCCGGAAATTGCTTCTCAATTTTTCGTAATCGGACTCGTGGCGGGCATAATAGGTGTCGTCTTCAGATTAAACGGTATGACGGTAAACGATATAGCTTCATCCTTTGCTAAAGGCGCATCGGACCTTACAGGAGCAGCACTAGTGGTAGGTATGGCAAAAGGGATTCTTATAGTGCTGGGAGGCACGAGCCCTTCTGATCCGACCGTATTAAATACCATTCTAAATGCTGTTTCCCAGGGTATAGGGAAATTCCCATCTTTGCTCTCTGCCTGGTTTATGTATTTGTTCCAGTCAGTATTCAATTTCTTTGTCGTATCCGGCTCCGGGCAGGCAGCCCTTACGATGCCGATAATGGCACCGCTTTCCGACCTTGTGGGTGTTACGAGGCAGACCGCCGTTCTCGCATTCCAGCTGGGCGATGGCCTTACAAACGTAATAGTGCCAACTTCCGCATGTCTTATGGGCGTCCTCGGTGTTGCAAGGCTTGACTGGAGCAAATGGGCAAAATGGCAGATAAAAATGCAGGGCTTTTTATTCCTCCTTGGCAGCATATTCGTAATTATAGCTCATTTAATAGGGTATAACTAA
- a CDS encoding cyanophycinase, whose translation MKAWRKSLICVMLLVFIGLLAFGVWIPSNSNAKAQTGGSLVIVGGALSDTNAAVYNKIIQLAGGANSVIGVIPVNSADPYGSYDFYRNLFLSYGAGNVVLIDITIDNYATNAYSQQIVNTINSCTGIWFTGGDQMRAVTALYDSSGNMTPALQAIWNVYNNGGVIAGSSAGAALMSNPMIIGGESFDALRYGSSWGPTLGNGVTLYRGLGFFSGGLVDQHFHARGRIGRLIRAAWDYYFDLAFGIDEDTAMVVQGNTITALGKRGITIIDLTNAYRDYSYRNFSLLGIKMHYISKGDTFNLSTKNITPNPVKINLRGNEYYSGTIYTNAVFDPYTAYDCFVKLVDSKTEIYAIGEKYDKKAKLGFRLRWDRYSDTYGYWQRIDGDSSYTVINEYLKITPY comes from the coding sequence ATGAAGGCTTGGAGAAAAAGTTTAATATGTGTTATGCTCTTGGTGTTTATCGGGCTTTTGGCGTTTGGTGTGTGGATACCATCTAATTCAAATGCAAAGGCGCAAACGGGTGGGAGTCTGGTCATTGTAGGAGGTGCTCTCAGCGACACAAATGCTGCGGTATACAACAAGATTATTCAGCTGGCAGGTGGGGCTAATTCGGTTATAGGCGTTATACCGGTAAACAGCGCCGACCCGTACGGTTCTTACGATTTTTACAGGAATCTATTCCTTTCCTACGGAGCGGGAAATGTAGTATTAATAGACATAACAATTGACAATTACGCTACTAATGCTTACAGTCAGCAGATTGTAAATACCATAAATTCCTGCACCGGTATTTGGTTTACCGGCGGCGACCAAATGCGTGCTGTAACGGCCCTATATGATTCCAGCGGGAACATGACTCCGGCATTGCAGGCTATTTGGAATGTCTACAACAATGGGGGAGTGATAGCGGGGAGCAGCGCCGGAGCTGCGTTGATGTCAAATCCCATGATTATAGGTGGCGAAAGTTTTGATGCTTTAAGATACGGTTCAAGCTGGGGCCCCACACTGGGAAACGGTGTAACTCTTTACAGAGGACTCGGATTTTTCAGCGGAGGGCTCGTAGACCAGCATTTCCACGCAAGGGGTAGGATCGGAAGGCTTATAAGAGCTGCATGGGATTATTACTTTGACCTCGCTTTCGGTATAGATGAGGATACTGCGATGGTAGTTCAGGGTAATACCATAACGGCCTTGGGGAAGAGGGGGATTACCATAATAGATCTTACCAATGCATATAGAGATTACAGCTATAGAAACTTCAGCTTGCTCGGAATTAAAATGCACTATATTTCGAAGGGCGATACCTTTAATCTTTCAACTAAAAACATCACGCCAAATCCTGTAAAGATTAATTTAAGGGGCAATGAGTATTACAGCGGCACAATTTACACCAATGCAGTTTTTGATCCTTATACGGCTTATGATTGTTTCGTAAAACTTGTGGACAGCAAGACGGAAATCTATGCGATAGGTGAAAAATACGATAAGAAAGCAAAACTTGGGTTTAGATTGAGATGGGATAGATATTCGGATACTTACGGATACTGGCAGAGAATAGATGGCGATAGTTCTTATACCGTAATAAACGAATATTTGAAGATAACTCCCTACTAA
- a CDS encoding methyl-accepting chemotaxis protein, whose amino-acid sequence MIFKWMAAVNEVNKTDLLSVENLSFGKISEPKRKEVQGGGRKPENSFGVNGIKELIKGIMGKAEKYLSLLSRLSFSVEEISIAMKSIAEQSKVLTEAAKKQTSNILSTKNFTKDLYEKIEKTSINIKTVVDNSSKIYQNIAAKKGEVISIMENLNTLKKKLEIAESAVKNLEERSKRAGDLISSVKDISEETNLLALNAAIEAAHAGERGKSFSVVASEIRKLSYSTKEVSKEVSSLLNQIKEISNMINISIIEVLKNITQNFDKLSLIVNYINDIEKYVYDSTKESGNIEREISYIFSKAEEVNGFIENISKEIIEIENSTFKVDKAIEEQKDYISELLDIISKMEDNYIELTSEINESEFLQEKEEKLILVSSPYEPYVIYNDEKGELEGIDIEIIKEIFNRRNIDVVTRVTTWDMSLKAIKSGVADLIPTVSYKKEREDFIDFSKEYGKIYKAIYSLEISGVSIEKYDDLKKYKIGIIQGYNYDENFLNDRSIIKDKSLNEDILFTKLIKGIVDAVILNEFVGDYYLKNKKLNQVVRKNKYKMIEETSSDIRLGFSKKKDLSKYKKIFEEGIEEIKKDGTYERIVNKYLKYS is encoded by the coding sequence ATGATATTTAAATGGATGGCGGCAGTAAACGAGGTAAATAAAACTGACCTATTGAGCGTTGAAAATCTTTCTTTTGGTAAAATAAGCGAGCCGAAAAGAAAGGAAGTTCAGGGTGGAGGAAGAAAACCGGAAAATTCTTTTGGTGTAAATGGGATTAAAGAATTGATTAAAGGGATTATGGGAAAAGCCGAAAAATATTTGAGCTTGCTCAGCCGTCTTTCCTTTTCCGTTGAGGAAATTTCCATTGCGATGAAAAGCATTGCAGAGCAGAGCAAAGTGCTCACGGAAGCGGCAAAAAAACAAACGTCTAATATTCTTTCGACGAAAAATTTTACAAAAGACCTTTACGAAAAAATAGAAAAGACCAGTATAAATATAAAGACGGTGGTAGATAATTCAAGCAAAATTTATCAAAATATTGCGGCAAAAAAAGGTGAAGTTATATCCATTATGGAAAATCTAAATACTCTAAAGAAAAAACTTGAAATTGCCGAAAGTGCTGTAAAAAACCTTGAAGAAAGGTCAAAACGTGCGGGAGATTTAATTTCATCGGTTAAGGACATCTCCGAAGAGACTAATTTACTTGCGCTCAATGCGGCTATAGAAGCCGCACATGCCGGAGAACGGGGCAAAAGTTTTTCAGTGGTAGCATCCGAAATACGTAAGCTTTCTTACAGTACGAAGGAAGTTTCAAAAGAAGTAAGTTCACTTTTGAATCAAATTAAGGAAATAAGCAACATGATTAATATTTCCATTATCGAAGTCTTAAAAAACATCACCCAGAATTTTGATAAGCTGAGCTTAATCGTGAACTATATAAACGATATAGAAAAATACGTATATGATTCAACAAAGGAGAGCGGGAATATTGAAAGAGAGATATCCTATATTTTCAGCAAAGCTGAGGAAGTAAATGGCTTTATAGAAAATATATCCAAAGAAATTATAGAAATAGAAAACTCAACCTTTAAGGTTGATAAAGCCATCGAGGAGCAAAAGGATTATATAAGCGAACTGTTGGATATTATCAGCAAAATGGAGGACAATTACATAGAGTTGACTTCCGAAATTAATGAAAGCGAATTTTTGCAAGAAAAGGAAGAAAAATTGATACTTGTAAGCTCTCCTTACGAACCATACGTCATTTATAACGATGAAAAAGGTGAGCTGGAGGGCATAGACATAGAAATTATAAAAGAAATATTTAATAGAAGAAATATAGATGTAGTGACCCGGGTTACCACATGGGATATGTCTTTGAAAGCCATAAAAAGCGGCGTGGCAGACTTAATACCAACCGTATCTTACAAAAAAGAAAGGGAAGATTTCATCGATTTTTCAAAAGAATACGGCAAAATTTACAAAGCCATTTATTCTCTTGAAATTTCAGGTGTAAGCATTGAAAAGTATGATGATTTAAAGAAATACAAAATAGGCATAATTCAAGGATACAACTATGATGAAAATTTTTTAAATGATAGATCTATTATAAAAGATAAAAGTTTAAACGAAGATATTCTTTTTACAAAATTAATAAAAGGTATTGTTGACGCTGTTATATTAAATGAATTTGTAGGAGATTATTACTTGAAAAATAAAAAACTGAATCAGGTAGTAAGGAAAAATAAATACAAAATGATAGAAGAAACATCGTCGGATATCCGGCTGGGATTCAGTAAAAAGAAGGATTTAAGTAAATATAAGAAAATATTCGAGGAGGGTATTGAAGAAATCAAAAAGGACGGAACCTATGAGAGGATTGTAAATAAATATCTAAAATATTCTTAA
- a CDS encoding peptide ABC transporter substrate-binding protein, protein MKNKRILALFIILFLMASLIIEGCAPSGESTSKGGQLKFSITTDLATLDPQHMTDSFSFSIANALYEGLVRVHNGRVLPGIASSWDVSDDKLTYTFHLRDAVWSDGSKITAYDFEYAIKRLLDPKTASNYAFIGYYILNGEEFNTGKISDSEMVGVKALDDKTLKITLKAPTKYFDGLLGMASFMPVKKDFVERMGEKFGADADKALYNGPFVLKEWKHEQELVLEKNPNYWNKDEIKLNEVRVYIVGDKNTAYQMYEKGQVDFADVPEALIESVISGENTQKYNTGRVYFIRYNMKSKDKPWLANENFRKAIGYAIDREDFIKMAFKGVAYPATRFIPPDVNGVEKKYVEEFPLEFYPSKADVTKAKEYLSKAMQELGVSETNKIGFELMVDDTSGTKTGVEIIQDMLRRNLGIDVEIKTVTFKERLQRMRNGEYEVMITRWGPDYNDPMTYLEYWLPDENMKNSGWEDQTYDGMIKNAGKETDFKKRAEIMFEAEKYILNKAPMVPLYFTQNVWVKKSELQNLVRAPIGGVDIDFVYAFLKK, encoded by the coding sequence ATGAAGAACAAAAGAATTCTTGCGCTTTTTATAATTCTTTTTTTAATGGCCTCTTTAATTATAGAAGGCTGTGCTCCAAGCGGGGAAAGTACATCAAAAGGTGGGCAACTAAAGTTTTCGATTACTACGGACCTTGCAACTCTTGATCCCCAGCACATGACCGATTCTTTTAGCTTCAGCATTGCCAATGCCCTTTACGAGGGGCTGGTGAGGGTACACAACGGCAGGGTTTTACCCGGCATCGCCAGCAGCTGGGATGTATCGGACGACAAGCTCACATATACCTTCCATTTGAGGGATGCGGTGTGGAGCGATGGGTCGAAGATAACGGCTTACGACTTCGAGTACGCCATAAAACGGCTTTTAGATCCCAAAACGGCATCAAACTACGCTTTCATCGGGTATTATATACTCAACGGAGAGGAATTTAATACAGGGAAAATTTCTGATTCCGAAATGGTTGGGGTAAAGGCGCTGGATGACAAAACTTTAAAAATTACATTAAAGGCTCCTACGAAGTATTTCGATGGTCTTTTGGGGATGGCTTCATTTATGCCGGTGAAAAAAGATTTTGTAGAACGAATGGGGGAAAAATTCGGTGCCGATGCCGATAAAGCTCTTTACAACGGGCCTTTTGTTTTGAAAGAATGGAAGCATGAACAGGAATTAGTACTGGAAAAAAATCCTAATTACTGGAATAAAGATGAGATAAAACTCAATGAGGTGAGGGTGTATATAGTTGGCGATAAGAATACAGCCTATCAGATGTATGAAAAGGGTCAGGTAGATTTTGCCGACGTTCCGGAAGCTCTTATAGAAAGTGTAATTTCCGGGGAAAATACGCAAAAATACAATACGGGCAGGGTGTATTTCATAAGATACAATATGAAATCCAAAGATAAACCCTGGCTTGCCAACGAAAACTTCCGAAAGGCCATAGGTTATGCCATAGACAGGGAAGATTTTATAAAGATGGCATTTAAAGGAGTTGCTTATCCCGCTACCAGATTCATACCCCCGGATGTGAACGGAGTGGAAAAGAAATACGTAGAAGAGTTTCCTTTGGAGTTTTACCCGTCCAAAGCTGATGTAACAAAAGCGAAAGAGTACCTTTCTAAAGCTATGCAGGAACTGGGTGTATCTGAAACAAACAAAATCGGTTTTGAACTCATGGTGGATGACACTTCCGGAACCAAGACCGGTGTAGAAATTATTCAGGATATGCTGAGAAGGAATTTGGGTATAGATGTAGAGATAAAAACGGTAACCTTCAAAGAAAGGCTACAGCGAATGAGGAATGGAGAATACGAAGTGATGATAACCAGGTGGGGGCCGGACTACAATGATCCCATGACATATCTTGAATACTGGCTTCCCGATGAGAATATGAAAAATAGCGGGTGGGAGGATCAGACTTACGATGGTATGATTAAAAATGCCGGGAAAGAAACCGATTTTAAAAAACGGGCAGAAATTATGTTTGAAGCTGAAAAATATATTTTAAATAAAGCTCCGATGGTGCCGCTTTATTTTACCCAGAACGTATGGGTGAAAAAAAGTGAACTGCAGAATCTCGTAAGAGCGCCTATAGGAGGAGTGGATATCGATTTTGTTTATGCCTTTTTAAAAAAATAA
- a CDS encoding TetR/AcrR family transcriptional regulator: MPKSTFFNLPEDKRQKIIEAAIDEFSEHTYKQASVNRIVEKAGIAKGSFYQYFEDKKDLYKFIIEISAQQKLMYMQHIIKDFEKLNIFQLIRELYIAGIKYAKDNPKPFSIGVRFLKEKDSELFDEIMEDSRKKSGDFFKYLLIKGIEKGEVDPAIDVDLVSMLITSLSIDISEYYLKTREGEDLMGIYNLVDKMLYIIENGIKVKGKEN; this comes from the coding sequence ATGCCTAAAAGCACTTTTTTTAATTTGCCTGAAGATAAAAGGCAGAAAATTATAGAAGCGGCTATTGACGAATTTTCCGAACACACCTATAAACAGGCGAGCGTAAACAGGATAGTTGAAAAAGCGGGGATAGCTAAAGGGAGCTTTTATCAGTATTTTGAGGATAAGAAAGACCTGTATAAATTCATTATTGAAATAAGCGCACAGCAAAAGTTAATGTATATGCAGCATATTATAAAGGATTTTGAAAAGCTTAACATTTTTCAGCTTATACGGGAACTTTATATTGCGGGGATAAAGTATGCAAAAGATAATCCCAAGCCGTTTTCTATCGGGGTTAGATTTCTAAAAGAAAAGGATAGCGAGTTATTTGACGAAATAATGGAAGATTCAAGAAAAAAAAGCGGCGATTTTTTCAAATACCTTTTGATAAAGGGAATTGAAAAAGGGGAGGTGGATCCCGCCATTGATGTGGATTTAGTGTCCATGCTCATTACTTCTTTAAGCATTGATATTTCTGAGTATTATCTAAAGACGAGGGAAGGTGAAGACCTCATGGGGATATATAACCTGGTGGATAAGATGCTTTATATTATTGAAAATGGTATTAAGGTAAAAGGAAAGGAGAATTAA
- a CDS encoding ABC transporter ATP-binding protein: MLSVKNLYFSYTGDEHYAVRDLSFEIEKGEIFGFLGPSGAGKSTTQKILTGLLPLQKGEASIAGINIKKPTEEFFNIIGVCFEQHNVYKKLTGLENLEFYRRMFSVPTEEPIKLLRMVGLEKDAKKRAGEYSKGMMQRLIFVRSMINNPKMWFLDEPTSGLDPNTASIIKEIIWQKKKEGVTVFLTTHNMYIADELCDKVAFINDGRIVLIDTPRNLKLKYGKNMVRVEYKEEGVLKRELLSMESDEDKERLSYLIKEKDIETVHSQEATLEEIFIKVTGRGLS, encoded by the coding sequence ATGCTTTCCGTAAAAAATCTTTATTTTTCATATACCGGTGATGAACACTATGCGGTCCGGGATTTAAGTTTCGAAATTGAAAAGGGAGAAATTTTCGGATTTTTAGGGCCCAGCGGTGCAGGAAAATCCACAACACAAAAAATCTTAACCGGGCTTCTTCCTTTACAAAAGGGTGAAGCAAGTATTGCAGGTATTAACATTAAAAAACCTACCGAGGAATTTTTCAATATTATAGGGGTATGCTTTGAGCAGCACAATGTTTATAAAAAGTTGACGGGATTAGAAAATCTGGAATTTTACAGAAGGATGTTCAGCGTGCCGACCGAGGAACCCATTAAACTTTTAAGAATGGTAGGATTAGAAAAAGACGCAAAAAAGAGGGCCGGGGAATATTCAAAAGGTATGATGCAGAGGCTAATTTTTGTGAGATCCATGATAAATAATCCCAAAATGTGGTTTTTAGATGAACCTACCTCCGGTTTAGACCCCAATACAGCAAGTATTATAAAGGAAATAATATGGCAGAAGAAAAAGGAAGGGGTAACCGTTTTTTTAACAACCCACAATATGTATATTGCGGATGAACTGTGCGATAAAGTTGCTTTTATTAACGACGGAAGGATAGTCCTTATAGATACTCCCCGAAACTTAAAATTAAAATACGGGAAAAACATGGTAAGGGTAGAATATAAGGAAGAGGGAGTTTTAAAAAGGGAATTGCTGTCAATGGAAAGCGATGAAGATAAAGAGAGATTAAGTTATTTAATTAAGGAAAAAGATATTGAAACGGTTCACTCTCAGGAAGCAACCCTTGAAGAGATCTTTATTAAGGTGACCGGTAGGGGGTTGAGTTAA
- a CDS encoding ABC transporter permease, with product MFKRFCTLLKKDLKIAYRNFFFLIVVATALLFAVLINYVFPEEINIEPKVFYYIEDKSSSYEAFNRVIEKAKLQNNKIFEVSSIKELEEKVNMDFNSIGMTIKNSAKKPEIEFIFQGHENEKIRNALLLSFKQEMLKNMNISMPEVMTVTLNKKRVVEEIPFNKMMIPAFIVMESILLGYFLIAALIFMEKEEGTIKALFVAPAKITEYLFSKVILMVILGIISCLILTLLTIGYTVNYIWLMIYLIFGSVAAALLGLILASFFDNISQASVWIIAVSVLFSLPFLSYFYPSFAPNLVRVIPTYYLLFTAKEIIFPTGNSSIVWTGMMGLVIFNIIGFILTVKLYRKYLLLE from the coding sequence GTGTTTAAAAGATTTTGCACCCTGCTCAAAAAGGATTTAAAAATTGCGTACAGGAATTTCTTTTTTTTGATCGTTGTGGCAACGGCATTACTTTTTGCGGTATTAATCAACTACGTTTTCCCGGAGGAAATAAATATAGAGCCGAAGGTTTTTTACTATATAGAGGATAAAAGCAGTTCCTATGAAGCTTTTAACCGTGTTATTGAAAAAGCGAAGCTACAAAATAACAAAATCTTTGAGGTAAGTTCGATAAAAGAATTGGAAGAAAAAGTGAACATGGATTTCAACAGCATAGGGATGACAATAAAAAATTCTGCGAAAAAACCCGAAATAGAGTTTATATTTCAGGGACATGAAAATGAAAAAATAAGAAATGCCTTATTATTGTCCTTTAAACAGGAAATGTTGAAAAATATGAATATAAGCATGCCTGAGGTAATGACCGTAACTTTAAATAAAAAAAGGGTTGTAGAAGAAATACCCTTTAATAAAATGATGATCCCGGCTTTTATAGTAATGGAATCCATATTACTGGGTTATTTCCTGATTGCAGCTTTAATTTTTATGGAAAAAGAAGAAGGAACCATTAAGGCGCTTTTTGTCGCACCGGCAAAAATTACCGAATACCTTTTTTCAAAAGTAATTTTAATGGTTATCCTTGGTATTATTTCTTGCTTAATTTTAACACTTCTCACGATAGGGTATACAGTAAATTATATTTGGTTAATGATTTATTTAATTTTTGGGAGTGTTGCCGCAGCTTTGCTGGGATTGATATTGGCAAGCTTTTTTGACAACATTTCTCAGGCCAGCGTATGGATCATTGCGGTAAGCGTGTTATTTTCCCTGCCTTTCCTTTCATACTTTTATCCCAGTTTTGCTCCAAATCTGGTAAGGGTTATTCCTACCTATTATTTACTCTTTACCGCAAAAGAAATTATTTTTCCAACGGGGAATTCAAGTATTGTATGGACTGGGATGATGGGTCTGGTTATTTTTAATATAATAGGTTTTATCCTCACAGTAAAACTGTATAGAAAATACTTGCTATTGGAATAG
- a CDS encoding ABC transporter permease — MRRIFNIFKRDLSGSLRDSLLLYMIIAPVILALVLRFFIAGADAAALQFAVDKNVEGEIIEELRKYGRVEVFDDEKGVEKRIWGADDVAGIIKVGDEYKIILEGNESGDTKELTQMIMQDILYHKDTGVNFIVKDLGRKNSPVAVVEAASLLLMLFVLSGAVIGFNIIEEKESQTLSALSVTPMKRYEYIIGKSLTGILLPLILGYILIWFLGIKNVDSGKLFVMTLCGTIIAVLVGFIVGSLSGNQIAGIANLKVLGIILSGSVVGALMLPEDKQFLLYWIPTYWSFKGFYGTFIGNISWRQIIIYNAWAVGLSIFILSLFKRKGVMNFIQLNR, encoded by the coding sequence ATGCGAAGAATTTTTAATATATTTAAAAGGGATTTATCAGGCAGTTTAAGGGATTCGCTGCTTTTGTATATGATAATTGCGCCTGTTATTTTAGCTCTGGTTTTAAGGTTTTTTATTGCTGGAGCCGATGCTGCGGCATTGCAGTTTGCGGTGGATAAAAATGTTGAAGGGGAAATAATTGAAGAATTGAGAAAATACGGCAGGGTGGAAGTTTTTGACGATGAAAAAGGTGTGGAAAAAAGGATATGGGGTGCGGATGATGTTGCGGGGATAATAAAGGTCGGGGATGAGTACAAAATAATTTTAGAAGGGAATGAATCCGGTGACACAAAAGAGCTCACTCAAATGATAATGCAGGACATCCTGTATCATAAAGATACTGGGGTTAATTTCATTGTAAAGGATTTGGGAAGGAAGAATTCGCCTGTAGCGGTAGTTGAAGCCGCATCGCTTTTATTAATGCTTTTTGTCTTATCCGGAGCGGTTATAGGTTTTAATATAATTGAAGAAAAAGAATCTCAAACTTTAAGTGCTCTATCCGTTACTCCAATGAAACGATATGAATACATTATCGGTAAAAGCTTAACGGGTATATTACTTCCACTAATATTAGGGTATATTCTTATATGGTTTCTTGGAATAAAGAATGTAGATTCAGGGAAACTTTTTGTAATGACTTTATGCGGAACTATAATAGCCGTTTTAGTAGGTTTTATAGTGGGGTCTCTAAGTGGTAATCAGATTGCGGGGATTGCAAATTTGAAGGTGCTCGGAATAATTTTATCGGGCTCCGTGGTAGGTGCTTTGATGCTTCCTGAAGATAAGCAATTTTTGCTTTACTGGATTCCTACCTACTGGTCTTTCAAGGGTTTTTATGGAACCTTTATAGGAAATATTTCCTGGAGGCAAATAATCATCTACAATGCATGGGCTGTTGGGTTAAGCATTTTTATACTTTCTTTGTTTAAACGAAAGGGAGTTATGAATTTTATCCAATTAAATCGATAA
- the trxA gene encoding thioredoxin TrxA, translated as MIELNAENFEQEVLKAEGPVLVDFWGPKCEPCKALMPHVEELEKKYGDRVKFCKLDTSKNMRLAISQKVMGLPTLIIYKGGEKVDQVTKDVTVEMIEEMIKRNI; from the coding sequence ATGATCGAGCTTAATGCAGAAAACTTTGAACAGGAGGTATTAAAAGCAGAAGGGCCGGTGCTGGTAGACTTCTGGGGACCAAAGTGCGAGCCCTGCAAAGCATTGATGCCCCATGTGGAAGAATTGGAGAAGAAGTACGGCGACAGGGTTAAATTCTGCAAATTAGACACTTCTAAAAACATGCGCCTTGCCATTAGCCAGAAAGTAATGGGGCTTCCCACGCTTATCATCTATAAAGGAGGGGAGAAGGTAGATCAGGTCACAAAGGATGTTACGGTGGAAATGATTGAGGAAATGATAAAGAGGAATATTTAA